GGGTGAACGTGTCCGGGTGCTGCAGCGGCCACAGCACCGCTTCGGTCAGTGCCTGTTTGGTGGCGACCATGTCGCCGACGTCGTCGAGGGTGACCGAGCCTACGGAAACCTCGGCGGCCGCCGAGCGCGACAGCGGCCGGATCACGCTGAGCGCTCCGAGCAGGTCCTCCTGGGTGAGTTTGGGTTCCTCATCGTTGTCGCTGGCCCGCGACGCCGCCCGCAGCGCCGCCTCGCGTACCAGTGCGGCAAGGTCTGCGGCCACGAAACCCGGTGTGCGTTCGGCGATCTCACCCAACGTCAGCTCCGCGGTGGGCACCGAGATGAGTAGGGTGGCCAACAGCGCTGCCCGGGTCGCGCCGTCGGGAAGACTCAGCCGGATCTCGCGATCGCACAGTTCGGGCGCCCGCAGTCGGGGATCGACATGGTCCGGAAGCGCCGAGGTCGCGATGAACGCCACCCCTTCGGTGGACACCACGTTGCGCAGTTCGGCGAGGATCAGCGTTGCCACCGGCTCCGACGGTTCGGGCAACAGCGTGTCGACATCGGCGATCAGCAGCACCCCGCCGCCATCGCAGACCTGCGTAGCCGCCGAACGCACCGCGGCCAGCCGCTCATCGGCGGCCAGCGCCCCGATCTCGGGGCCGTCCAGCTCGATGAGCCGGCGGCCCTCGCACACCGCCCGGACCAGGGTCGTCTTTCCCACCCCGGCCGGACCCGACACCAGCACACCGAGGTTCGTTCCCGCCCGCAGGGTTTTCAACAGCTGCGGTTCGTCGAGCGCGAGCTTGAGCCACTCGGCGAGCTTGGCGGCCTGCGCCTCGCAGCCCTTGAGTTCATCGATGGCGACGCGGGCCGGGACGGGCGGCTTGGCGATGGTCGTCACCGGGGCGGTGGGGGCGCTGCCAAAGGTGACCAGCGAGTTGGGCTGCACGCTGACCGGCCCGGCTGGATCCACCCCGGTGACCGTCAACAGTTCCGAGGTCCAGCTGATGCCGACCGCCGACGCCAATGCGGTGGCAGCCGCCCTGGAACCGGGGATAGTGGACGTGCCGGGCCCGAGGTCGCGGGGCAGCAGGGAGACCGCGTCGCCGACCGTCATCACCTTGCCCAGCAGCGCCTGGCGCAACGTGGTGGGCGATAACGTCTGGGAGGCCAGCGCTGACCCGCTCAGCGTCACCGACCGGGCGCCGTAGACGGTCACCGCGGCCACCACGACCTGGGTGCCGTCACGCAGGCCGGCGTTGGACAGCGTCACGTCGTCGAGCAGCGCCACGCCGGCAGGGGCGTTCGGCCCCGTCAGCCCCGCCACCGCCGACGTCGTGCGCGAACCGGCCAGCGAGACCGCATCCCACTCCCGGATGCCCAGGGCAGCAACGGCTTCGGGGTGCAGCCGTACCACCCCGCGGCGGGCGTCGACGGCGGAGGTGTTGAGCCGGGCGATCAGCGTCAGGTGCCGGGATGAGGTCCGCGAAGCATCGCCGCTCCGGTGCTCTTCAATAGAACCCATGCGGTCATTATCGACATACGCCCGCCCGCTGACGCTGGCGATCGGCGCGGTTGCGCTGCTCGCGGCACCGCCAGCGGCCCGCGCCGACAGCACGCTGGCCGACCTGGTGGACGCCGCCGCCCAGCGGCTGCAGGTCGCCGACGACGTGGCGGCGATCAAATGGCAGACCGGCGGCGCCATCGAGGACCCCGCGCGGGTCGACCAGCAACTGGCGAAGCTGGCGACTGAGGCCGCCGGGAAAGACCTCGACCCCGACTACGTGCGGCGGATCTTCGCCGACCAGATCGCCGCGACCGAAGCCGCTGAGCACTACCGGTTCTCCCAGTGGAAGCTGGACCCGGCGACCGCCCCATCCACCGCTCCCGAACTGGTGGCCTCGCGGGCGCGCATCGACGGCTTCAACCAGGTCATGCTGGCCCAGATCGGCCAACGGTGGGGGCTGTTGCACTCAGCGGATTGCGCCGGGCAACTCGACGAGGCAACCCGAGCCGTCAGCGAGGCGCGCCAGCTCGATGAGTTCTACCGGCGCGCATTGGCGTCGGCGACGCAGGATTACTGCGCCCGGTAACGGCGCCGCTACCGACCCGGCTTGCGCAGTCGCAACCGGGCCATCGACTGCCCACTGGGCCGTCGGATGCCCCGCCGCACGCCGGGGCGGCGGCTCGGCTGCGCCCGGCGGATTGCCCGCCGCGCTGCCCGGCGCTCCTTGGGGGCGTCTTCCCACGCCTCCGGATGTGCGGCAACCCAGCGCTGGCTGCGGACCGAGAACGGAATGGTGCACAGGTAGGCCCCGATCAGCACCAGGACCAGCACGTAGGGGAACAGGAACGCGGCGGCGGCCACCAGCGCCAGCACCGCCAGCAGCGCGGCGGCCAGGTGCGGCGGTACCGAGACGGCGTGCATCTTGCGCATCGGGATTCGGCTGACCAACAGCATCGACGTGCCCACCACCCAGGTGCAGGTGAACCATTGCGACGTCCACCATCCGTCGCCGAACTCCAGCTTGGCGGCCAGCAGGCCCATCAGTGTGATGGCACCGGCCGGGGCGGGCATGCCGACGAAGAACTCCCGGGTGTAGGCCGGCAGGGTGGCGTCGTCGAGCAGGGTGTTGAACCGGGCCAGCCGCAGCACCACGCACACCGCATACAGCAGCACCACGATCCAGCCCGCCGGCTGCGTCGACAGCAGCGTCACATAGATCACCACCGCGGGCGCCACCCCGAAGTCGACGGCGTCGGCCAGTGAATCGATCTCGGCGCCCATCCGCGACTCGGCGTCCAGGATGCGTGCCACCCGGCCGTCCAGGCCGTCGAGGATGGCCGCGGCGGCGATCAGGGCCATCGCGAGGTGCGGCTGCCCGTCCAGCGCGTACTTGATCGAGGTCAGTCCGGCGCAGATCGCCAGCACCGTCAT
The window above is part of the Mycolicibacter sp. MU0102 genome. Proteins encoded here:
- a CDS encoding AAA family ATPase — encoded protein: MGSIEEHRSGDASRTSSRHLTLIARLNTSAVDARRGVVRLHPEAVAALGIREWDAVSLAGSRTTSAVAGLTGPNAPAGVALLDDVTLSNAGLRDGTQVVVAAVTVYGARSVTLSGSALASQTLSPTTLRQALLGKVMTVGDAVSLLPRDLGPGTSTIPGSRAAATALASAVGISWTSELLTVTGVDPAGPVSVQPNSLVTFGSAPTAPVTTIAKPPVPARVAIDELKGCEAQAAKLAEWLKLALDEPQLLKTLRAGTNLGVLVSGPAGVGKTTLVRAVCEGRRLIELDGPEIGALAADERLAAVRSAATQVCDGGGVLLIADVDTLLPEPSEPVATLILAELRNVVSTEGVAFIATSALPDHVDPRLRAPELCDREIRLSLPDGATRAALLATLLISVPTAELTLGEIAERTPGFVAADLAALVREAALRAASRASDNDEEPKLTQEDLLGALSVIRPLSRSAAAEVSVGSVTLDDVGDMVATKQALTEAVLWPLQHPDTFTRLGVDPPHGVLLYGPPGCGKTFVVRALAGSGRVSVHSVKGAELMDKWVGSSERAVRDLFQRARDSAPSLVFLDEIDSLAPRRGQSFDSGVTDRVVAALLTELDGVNPLRDVVVVGATNRPELIDPALTRPGRLEKLVFVEPPDADARRQILRVSGKSVPLHGDVDLDALAADLEGYSAADCVALLREAALTAMRRSIDAADVTVADIAAARENIRPSLDSAQVDALRSFADNR
- a CDS encoding chorismate mutase, with the protein product MRSLSTYARPLTLAIGAVALLAAPPAARADSTLADLVDAAAQRLQVADDVAAIKWQTGGAIEDPARVDQQLAKLATEAAGKDLDPDYVRRIFADQIAATEAAEHYRFSQWKLDPATAPSTAPELVASRARIDGFNQVMLAQIGQRWGLLHSADCAGQLDEATRAVSEARQLDEFYRRALASATQDYCAR
- the pssA gene encoding CDP-diacylglycerol--serine O-phosphatidyltransferase, which produces MTTPAQQARSRGPVGLHILPSSMTVLAICAGLTSIKYALDGQPHLAMALIAAAAILDGLDGRVARILDAESRMGAEIDSLADAVDFGVAPAVVIYVTLLSTQPAGWIVVLLYAVCVVLRLARFNTLLDDATLPAYTREFFVGMPAPAGAITLMGLLAAKLEFGDGWWTSQWFTCTWVVGTSMLLVSRIPMRKMHAVSVPPHLAAALLAVLALVAAAAFLFPYVLVLVLIGAYLCTIPFSVRSQRWVAAHPEAWEDAPKERRAARRAIRRAQPSRRPGVRRGIRRPSGQSMARLRLRKPGR